Proteins from a genomic interval of Limisphaera ngatamarikiensis:
- a CDS encoding MnhB domain-containing protein, which translates to MTGPQSYIFKAVVRFLFFPVNVFALYLLLRGHNLPGGGFIAGLATAVSLILLSLAVGLEELHRVMRIDAMRLAAAGLAVATLTGAAPLLLNRPFLEHFHFHFDRVPLVGELHVGTPLIFDVGVYLIVVGVACKIIFVLGKSTQGLRVLVAEEEVRYSSPVERPIEEDTSHIFEEPRKPQRPHAT; encoded by the coding sequence ATGACCGGCCCGCAATCCTACATCTTCAAAGCGGTTGTGCGTTTCCTGTTCTTTCCTGTGAACGTCTTCGCACTCTACCTGCTGTTGCGCGGCCATAATCTGCCGGGCGGCGGCTTCATCGCGGGACTCGCCACGGCGGTCTCGCTGATTCTCCTGAGCCTGGCCGTTGGACTGGAGGAATTGCACCGCGTCATGCGCATCGACGCGATGCGACTGGCGGCGGCGGGCCTGGCGGTTGCGACGTTGACCGGCGCAGCCCCGCTCCTGTTGAATCGTCCGTTTCTCGAACACTTCCACTTCCATTTCGACCGCGTTCCCCTCGTCGGGGAACTCCACGTTGGCACACCGCTGATTTTTGATGTGGGCGTGTATCTCATCGTGGTGGGCGTCGCCTGCAAGATCATTTTCGTGCTGGGCAAGTCCACGCAGGGCCTCCGCGTGCTTGTCGCCGAGGAAGAAGTGCGTTACAGCTCGCCGGTGGAGCGCCCCATCGAAGAGGACACTTCCCATATCTTCGAAGAACCCCGAAAACCCCAGAGGCCTCATGCAACTTGA
- a CDS encoding sodium:proton antiporter, whose amino-acid sequence MQLETGILVGVMFTVATYLALQRSFVKILFGFLILSNAANLVVLAMSGRPDGKRAPVVLDANAPMVDPLPQALILTAIVIGFGVAAYLVLLLYRLFLDQKTTNAAELYDESSTG is encoded by the coding sequence ATGCAACTTGAAACCGGAATTCTTGTTGGTGTGATGTTCACCGTCGCTACGTATCTGGCGCTGCAACGCAGCTTCGTGAAAATCCTTTTCGGCTTTCTGATCCTTTCCAACGCTGCGAATCTGGTTGTGCTTGCCATGTCCGGCCGGCCCGACGGCAAGCGCGCGCCCGTGGTGCTGGATGCAAACGCGCCGATGGTTGACCCGCTGCCGCAGGCGCTCATTCTCACCGCCATTGTCATCGGCTTCGGCGTCGCGGCCTATTTGGTGCTCCTGCTCTACCGGTTGTTCCTCGACCAGAAAACCACGAATGCGGCGGAACTTTACGATGAGAGCAGCACGGGCTGA
- a CDS encoding proton-conducting transporter membrane subunit: MTALVALFWGRTGVARRGLVALSAAAQLAVAIYLGVETIRGHTFVVGMGAWSAKFGILLVVDLLSALMVTLSTLTALACILYGYAETPVTVEHPLRAPLVQFLVMGINLSFCTGDLFNLFVAFEVMLIASYALLTLEADDWDIKHAFPYVAINLFGSALFISACGLAYGLFGTLNFGEIILRAAPLVSDFRLHVLTLLLIVVFGIKAGLFPLYYWLPNSYPTLPIPLAALFAGMLTKVGVYVLVRILGTVLPHELTFLHSLLAWLAGVTMLVAVVGAISRNFIRGILSFHILSQIGYMVLALGFFTPLSIAACILYITHHIVVKSSLFLIGGVAARLNGTDNLDRMGNLWKRVPWLGVLFLAQALSLAGVPPLSGFWGKYLIVVEGLRQQHYWLVGASILASLLTLFSMLKIWNGAFWAESKTVPVRSGDRGWMGMTAVAAVLTCISLAIGLGAEAFVQIAMQAAERALDQPGYAQAVLGYLGKTAEGPTP, encoded by the coding sequence GTGACGGCGCTGGTCGCCCTGTTTTGGGGACGAACTGGCGTCGCGCGGCGTGGACTCGTGGCGCTGTCGGCGGCAGCGCAATTGGCCGTGGCCATTTACCTCGGCGTGGAGACGATCAGGGGACACACGTTCGTCGTTGGCATGGGTGCGTGGTCGGCGAAATTCGGCATCCTGCTCGTCGTGGATTTGCTTTCGGCGCTGATGGTCACGCTCTCGACGCTGACGGCGCTGGCTTGCATTCTTTACGGTTATGCGGAAACCCCCGTGACCGTCGAACATCCGCTCCGGGCGCCGTTGGTGCAGTTTTTGGTGATGGGCATCAACCTCTCCTTCTGCACGGGCGATTTGTTCAATCTGTTCGTGGCCTTCGAGGTCATGCTCATCGCTTCGTATGCCCTGCTCACGCTGGAGGCGGACGATTGGGACATCAAACACGCCTTTCCCTACGTGGCCATCAATCTTTTTGGCAGCGCGCTCTTCATCAGCGCCTGCGGGCTGGCCTATGGCCTGTTCGGCACGTTGAACTTTGGCGAAATCATCCTTCGCGCCGCGCCGCTGGTGTCGGATTTCCGCCTGCACGTGCTGACGTTGCTCCTCATTGTCGTCTTCGGCATCAAGGCGGGGCTGTTCCCCCTCTACTATTGGCTGCCAAACAGCTATCCCACCCTGCCGATTCCGTTGGCGGCCCTGTTTGCGGGCATGTTGACCAAGGTGGGTGTGTATGTTCTGGTGCGCATCCTGGGCACGGTGCTGCCGCATGAACTGACCTTCTTGCACTCATTGTTGGCGTGGCTGGCCGGGGTGACGATGCTTGTGGCGGTCGTGGGCGCAATTTCGCGAAACTTCATTCGCGGCATTCTATCGTTCCACATCCTGAGCCAGATTGGGTACATGGTGCTGGCGCTTGGCTTCTTCACTCCGCTGTCCATTGCCGCCTGCATTCTCTACATCACCCACCACATTGTGGTGAAATCGTCCCTGTTCCTGATCGGTGGTGTGGCGGCCCGCCTCAATGGCACGGACAATCTCGACCGCATGGGGAATCTGTGGAAACGTGTACCCTGGCTGGGCGTGCTCTTCCTTGCCCAGGCCCTGTCGCTTGCCGGGGTGCCGCCCTTGAGCGGCTTTTGGGGTAAATATCTCATCGTTGTGGAAGGCCTCCGGCAGCAGCACTACTGGCTGGTCGGCGCATCCATTCTGGCAAGCCTCCTCACACTCTTCAGCATGTTGAAAATCTGGAATGGTGCGTTCTGGGCCGAATCGAAAACCGTGCCCGTGCGCAGCGGCGACCGGGGCTGGATGGGCATGACGGCGGTGGCGGCGGTCCTGACGTGCATTTCCCTGGCCATTGGGCTGGGGGCGGAAGCCTTTGTGCAAATCGCCATGCAAGCCGCCGAGCGCGCGCTCGATCAGCCGGGCTACGCGCAGGCAGTGTTGGGGTATTTGGGTAAAACAGCGGAGGGCCCAACGCCATGA
- a CDS encoding Na+/H+ antiporter subunit E, with protein MKSLLLNLLIAIMWLLLSAEPSVTTFTLGGLMGFALLAVFHRVLGSGDYVRRVFALGRFALVFTREFLLANARVVWTVLFRSRESLNPNFITYDVAGLKPIEILILSHCITLTPGTTAVKVTDDFQTLVVHVLHADDADAIRAQIDRVLKRGILSFTR; from the coding sequence ATGAAATCGCTGCTCCTCAACCTGCTGATTGCGATCATGTGGTTGCTGTTGAGCGCCGAGCCCTCGGTGACGACCTTCACGCTGGGTGGTTTGATGGGCTTTGCGTTGCTTGCGGTGTTTCACCGCGTGCTCGGCAGCGGCGATTACGTGCGGCGGGTCTTCGCGTTGGGCCGGTTCGCGCTCGTGTTCACTCGAGAATTCCTCCTGGCCAACGCCAGGGTTGTGTGGACCGTCCTGTTCCGCTCCAGGGAATCCCTGAATCCCAACTTTATCACCTACGACGTGGCCGGGCTGAAGCCGATTGAAATTCTGATCCTTTCGCACTGCATCACGCTCACCCCCGGCACGACGGCCGTCAAGGTGACCGATGATTTCCAAACCCTTGTGGTGCATGTACTCCACGCGGATGACGCGGATGCGATCCGCGCCCAGATCGACCGCGTGCTCAAACGCGGCATCCTGAGTTTCACCCGATGA
- a CDS encoding monovalent cation/H+ antiporter complex subunit F codes for MMTTVLYVAGCVLTLAIALGMVRLVRGPTVIDRIMAFDLITTSGVGMIVLLSIRWKTAMYLELILIYSLLGFFSTVAFVFYLSRTHDLEQLSKADPPGTHQPQPAPDHD; via the coding sequence ATGATGACGACCGTCCTTTACGTTGCTGGTTGCGTGTTGACGCTGGCGATTGCCCTAGGAATGGTCCGGCTGGTGCGCGGGCCGACCGTGATCGACCGCATCATGGCCTTCGACCTCATCACCACCAGCGGCGTCGGCATGATCGTGCTGCTCTCGATCCGGTGGAAAACCGCGATGTACCTCGAACTGATCCTGATCTATTCGCTGCTCGGCTTCTTCAGCACGGTGGCATTCGTCTTTTACCTGAGCCGGACGCACGACCTGGAACAGCTCTCGAAGGCTGATCCCCCGGGTACACATCAACCTCAACCTGCTCCCGACCATGACTGA
- the mnhG gene encoding monovalent cation/H(+) antiporter subunit G: protein MTEILTATLVLSGALLILAAAIGVLRLPDVLCRSHAVAKALTLGIFLMLLGLWVDQGEKQTALKILLAIFFQLVTIPVGSHLIGLLAFEKDIPRWRHRPMDDHRAKDAK from the coding sequence ATGACTGAGATTCTGACCGCCACTCTGGTCCTGAGCGGCGCATTGCTGATTCTCGCCGCTGCCATCGGGGTGCTGCGCCTGCCGGATGTCTTGTGCCGCTCGCACGCTGTGGCCAAGGCGCTGACGCTCGGCATTTTCCTGATGCTGCTCGGCCTGTGGGTTGACCAGGGCGAAAAACAAACCGCGCTCAAAATCCTGCTCGCCATCTTCTTCCAACTCGTCACCATCCCGGTCGGCAGCCACCTCATCGGCCTCCTGGCCTTTGAAAAGGACATTCCTCGCTGGCGCCACCGTCCGATGGACGATCATCGCGCAAAGGACGCCAAATGA